gttgagatgaacattttttgttctttgacttataccaaaatattaacgatttttgagatatttgatctagactttgagcccttctagatccctaatttaaggggctagcccctaaatcttgatattttcgaaaagatctcgtaaatgtgcacaacttttgttctacatgtcttaacaaaatatttgcaagaaaaaagatattggagatgaaaggtcaaaaatcgccgaaatcggcgaaaatttttggcatccattttatcaggtccaggcgagcgtttaggcaaatcgcctccggtaaaatcgaatcccccacaaatcttctacaatgtttactctatcttgtgtagaaatttcaagactctagcttcaaaactgacggaggagatgtgtggacaacaaggcccttcaaaaagtcactgaaagagagataactcctgaccggaagtgacgtcaagcacgaaattttgcaagcaaagtctcgtcaccaaaagacatctttcctgaaaatttcgtgaaaatcgatcgagaaatggctgagaaaaacgcgtgtactaccaaggaaaataataataataataataataataataaaaataataataataataatgaagaagaagaacgcgaacaataatagtaaggtcttccgcaggagacggaagaccttaataaacagtagaatcacgagaaggtcttccgttagaaacggaagaccttaataagaaacagagtaaaaacaatatgttcccaaactttgtttggggaacataataataataataatgaagaagaagaacgcgaacaataatagtaaggtcttccgcaggagacggaagaccttaataaaacTCAAACACATAATATTGGATAAGCTCGCATGCGCGAGTAGAACAGAGTTTATTCATATACGTGTACATAGACATCTAAAGGTTCATTATTCCACTCAACTCAttctacaacagaaaaaaaagttaagtacatgtatatcaaaacacAAATATGTATTTGGTACAAAACAGAGGTCCGCTacataacaccccccccccccccccccccgacagaGGTCTGCTGCATGAACCCCCACCCCCGACAGAGGTCTGCTGCATGAAATCCCCCCTCCTCAAAACAGAGGTCCACTGCATGAACTCCCCCCTCCACCCTTCGTACAATGAATATTGCTAATCGTTTTTTACTATCAATATGATTGTATTTGTACAAAAGGCcgaatttaatataaaaaggGATAGAATCAAAGAAGTTATATCAATACATTATTTGCAGATTCGAATCTTTTAACGAAAGGAAATCTTTACGCCTGACGTAACTGTTAGCAAAATTACCCAACATAAACTAGGTCAAAGCAAActttaaaactatatatttacTCAAGCGATATCACGCAGATAGTGTATACAGGCTGACACGCCGCAGAGGTATTTAATTCTCAAGACTAGACGAGGTATtagacggaaggtcgaaagaacaggtaggccatgttggattttaagGTGAGAGTAAATTTTTATTATAGTAATGACCGCTGTGTTTTATACCATAGTATAATTCTATTTCGttaattgttttaatatgtcaaaatctttaaatgaaattccatttttatttaattaacagtAAACTTCTCGTGTGACCCCGGCATTAGAAATGCATTCCCGGCGCAGTGCTCAGGAAGTCCTACTGAAGTCCGAGTTACAGTACCGAGTTTCTCTCCTCAGagaataaacaaagatcagctcaatgaaatgtttggttctctgtcgccattatccattaatacAGAACATGGCGAgacaatgaagtcagcagaagttgtatcgtctcctccagtcaaaccactgcttgatgaccCGCGCCTCACCGCCACCATAAACACTGGATATGAATATCTAaccagtgttagctgtctgagtgaagatcaagtctggacacgcGGGGATAACGAAACCATGAAGCTtctcaacctccagagtaaactactgacatcaatacaaaccaagttaGGGAACGAACCGcgggacatagcagtgacacgggacggagatcttgtttatactgacactACTAATAACACCGTgaacttaattaagaataaacagatacatacCGTGATCACACAACAGGGGTGGAGACCTCGCTATGTCTGCTGTACCGCGTCTAAccatctcctggttaccatgttCAGTGATGATTACAAACAATCCAAAGTtgtgcgttactccggctccacagagacacaaagcattcagtttgatgaccagggtcgtcctctctattcaCCTCGTAGTTTCTTAGCATATAACACTAAATACGTCAGTGAAAACAGGAActtggatatctgtgtggctgacaaTGACgctagtgcagtagtggtggtcaatcagtcaggaaaactccgatttagatacactggtcatccctctaataccgagCAATTATTTAATCCattcggcatcactacagacagccagagtcacatcctgacagcagactgtgacaatcaccgtatccacatcctagatcaggacggacagtttcttcgttacattcactgtgatttagtACGTCCatggggtttatgtgtggacatcagagacaacctctttgtggctgagtgtgACACtgtaaaagtgaagaaaatccaatatctataaacacagtgtcaattacacatctctacacagcgttaattacacatctaaacacagtgttaattacacagctcaaCACAGCGTTAATTACACATATCTGCAACGTTAACTACACATCTCTACACAGTGTAAATTACAGAACTGGTTTGATTCCTTCTACTTGTTAATTACATCAtcttgttaattacagccctgtgttaattacagccccgTGTTAATTATAgtcctgtgtacattacagtccTATGTacattacagccctgtgttcaTTATAGCCCtgtgtttgtgatgtgtaacatgtatttgtgtttgtgagtttaatggaacattattttgtttgtgaattaattcaatatgtgtttgattttacaatgtatatattagataaacatgatacagagttcagtcttacattattactgagtacttacttagatttgtagtactgtagcagagagtgaccccaaacgtccagtcttcatcacatatcttcagattcaaggtcacagtcttctgtttaccatcaataacatcacatCACTTATCTAAATCTCGACCGTCCTACACAATAAACAAAGTGtaatcatatcaaactgaattgtCAAGGATAGTCTGTGATATGTAATTTAGTGGGAAGGAAAATAAGATATGGCCGAACCGAGAATCGAATCCAAGGCCCTTCGTTCCCTTGATATGACTGGACCAGGAATTGGACcggagacccctgtattactagtcaggtgttctaaccactgaactatacAAACCAATATCCATGGTTTgactggaccgggaatcaaacccgacacccctgtattacatacgtaatagtcaggtgttctaaacacacaaaactatccaggccaatatccacAATACAAAGTGAGCTTTTCCAATTGAAATTGATCTGTTGTTATTGACTTTTTACATTGtcatcttcttctccacaaccacttggccaattccaatcaaaactggtaccattcatccttaggtaaaggcaattcatgtttgttcaaatgattgattgtatcttgtttaacatttaaatttagacctatactcggcacttacggccattgagcagtgagagttctttagcgtgccacacctactgtgacacgggacatccgtttttcaGGTCATCtacgaggacccgtgacattcacagaTGATGCTGAgtgtttgacgatggaactgtcactacctgttttaacgacttaggtctgttgtggccaggactcgaacccggccttccgcatgagGAGGCGTGTGCTCTAATCTCTATACCACCACGATGTTGCCGTTTTTTCAAACGAAGTGTCAATTggaaaataatcaagaaaaggcaaaatagggtgggctatttaaaaaatcttctcacgAATCATTGGaccagaaaaaatgaaattggtgTAAAAATTTCCTGATATAGTATAaatacaagtttgttaaaacaatgGCCTCCCTGGGTTTGGGTAGGACCTCATCAAGGggtcaaaagttttacatggagatataaatgaaaactcTTCTTAACAAGAACGAGAAGGTCATaattaatcatatcaatatgcaagcatccccaggtagtgcagattcaagtttgttcaaaatgtGGTCCTCGGGGAAGGGTGGGCATGAACAACAATAATGAACACAATTTTTTAAGCAGATGTATAGGGACatgtttttgaaattctttATCTCAAAAACAgcagggtcatgattagtcatgttaatatgcaaacacGTTCAGATAGTGCAGGTAATTAAGTAAAttacggtcgacaggggacgcttactcatccttggcacctgatcccacctcttatgtatccaggggtccatgtttgcccaactctctattttgcattgcttataggaattatgagattgatcacttttcgttatcttcacctttcacttaaacaaatcattttcaagtgtAGCATGTGTGTGGATTCAAGTGTTTTATATGCCCGTGACTATAGCCGGGGAGGGGGAGGCATATTGTCCTGTCCTGTATGTCTGCCCCCTACTTTAACATTGCtactaacttttgaattgtgagtcatatggctctcatattttatatattacattatttaTTACATTCTAGGTAAAAAGACCTTCCTGATATAACCAGAGATTTCAACCTTCAGATAGTGCAGGTAATTCACTTAAACAATTCATTTTCAAGTGTAGCAGGTGTGTGGATTTTTATATGCCTGTGACTATAGCTGGGGAGGCATATTGTCCTGTCCTGTATGCCTTCCCCCTACTTTAACATTGCtactaacttttgaattgtgagtcatatggctctcatatttcatatatcggCATTCTATGTAAAAGACTTTCCTGATATTACCAGAGATTTCAACCTTGTGACCTAAACCTTACCGTTTCAGTTTCTTAAAGAAACCCAAACTTAGACAGtatatcctgaactatttaaagtacGGTCCTtagattttgtatatagattccttctGACAGTACCTTTCATTTTACACCATTGTTTTTGACTTTGCAATCTTGACCTTAAAGTTTGgcttatatttcaaaacttcaggtgaaacttgaaccttgctgcTCATCAATTTTGAATTGTAAGTGATGGGTCATTCACTTTTCAtgtgtgcatttcttgtgacaaaacctttttagctatcaaagtttttacttgTGATATTggctttggagtttgaccaacttttaagaaaacctcaTCAAGGTCATATCTCCGGAACTGTTTAAgctggggctttcatattttgtatatcagaTTTTTTATCACAAGACCCTTTGATCAAACGATAtttgatactgtgaccttgacctttaagaTTCACTCCAGCTGCAAAACCTTTATTGGAACTTCAACTTGCTGATAACGTTTAAATGGTGaataagatatctttaattttacTAAATCCAAGAGACCTTGAACAATTCTATATGATCAATCACTTCATGTTGAATTCTTGAGTCGGAGAGGACATTCTAAGATTTAGGAACTTCTGCCcaattgttttgttaaaacatcTGGAAAATGATATATGTTAAAACAAATTTAGTCGATTAGTAGAAGAATACCCATGTGTTAATAAAATGCCCACACTTAATGCAGGGAGTTAATTGCACATGGTCGTTGACTACactgggctttttttttttttttgttattcgCGATTTTTGTTTACTTCTTgaaaggacaagggacgttattggctatataccgccgagattttttccattttttcaactttcatactatgcttaattattctttttatttacacaactaggatgttcttctaatcccacttgcatgaaaatgacgtaatattttattatgacgtcatgaatatacgctaaagttgagctgtttagcggaatctgttgatttgaaataaattatgaataaactttagcaaaaacaaatacttttgcatgcaacaaccagatttatattttgcatgtttaattatccattaatattcttctttcattatcaatatggtgtcggttgttggctgcaaacaatatgaattttaaaaaagaatgaatgcgaaaTCGGCTATTTTCGatacgcaaagtcaatattttgcatgttatagaactgaaaaataataatacttttgcatgcaacaaccagatttatattttgcatgtttgattatccattaatattcttctttcattatcaatatggtgtcggttgttgttgcaaacaatatgaatttttaaaaaagaatgaatgcgaaatcggctgtttttgatacgcaaagtcaatattttgcatgttatagaactaaaggaaaaaaaaaacttttgcatgcaacaaccagatttatattttgcatgtttaattatccattaatattcttctttcattatcaatatggtgtcggttgttggctgca
Above is a genomic segment from Ostrea edulis chromosome 3, xbOstEdul1.1, whole genome shotgun sequence containing:
- the LOC130053156 gene encoding uncharacterized protein LOC130053156; translated protein: MFGSLSPLSINTEHGETMKSAEVVSSPPVKPLLDDPRLTATINTGYEYLTSVSCLSEDQVWTRGDNETMKLLNLQSKLLTSIQTKLGNEPRDIAVTRDGDLVYTDTTNNTVNLIKNKQIHTVITQQGWRPRYVCCTASNHLLVTMFSDDYKQSKVVRYSGSTETQSIQFDDQGRPLYSPRSFLAYNTKYVSENRNLDICVADNDASAVVVVNQSGKLRFRYTGHPSNTEQLFNPFGITTDSQSHILTADCDNHRIHILDQDGQFLRYIHCDLVRPWGLCVDIRDNLFVAECDTVKVKKIQYL